The DNA segment AGCAATAAGTGCTCTTAATTGTAATCACTTATCATGCAATAAACTTGTAATATTAAGTTCAACGAGAAATAGCTTAATCTATTTTATTTCGTATAATGACCGTTAAACGAAATAAAGCCCTTGATATTACTGTTTTTTAATGGTGAATACTTTTAGGATGCATTGTTATACAATACAATGAATTTAATACTTTATTTAAATATATTAATAATAGTCGTTAATTGTTCAATAGATTGTAATCTATATAATAGATATATGCTTTATTAAGGTGAATATAATGAATGGTAAGTGAACTAATTAGTGTGCTAAAATGTATTCACTTAATTCCTATTTTAAAATAAATAGGTTTTTGTTAACTCATGGACTCAGTGGTAAACATGAAGATTAAACCTGATGCAACACGAAAAAATAGCACGATAAGAATGTACGAAGACTTACTCGAAAAATTAGAAACGATAAGCGAACAATGTAACGTTTCAAAAAGTCAGTTTGTTGAAGGCATGCTTACAGATGTGTTTGAAAATGGTATGAATAATCTGTTACTAGGGACGGGGATTATTACCGTACACTTAAGTAATAAGATCACCAGGAAGCATGCTGAAAATGTGTTAATGGAAAATTATCCAAAAATTAAAAACACACTGTATGTAGAGACAGACAATGATGACACAGAAATTACGGTTAACTTAAATGGTAATCAGTTTAGTCATGATGATGTCAGTTGTATGTTTCATGCGACGCTAAATGAAATGGTTCTGCTGATAGATGGCTAGACCTGAATTAGTGGAAAGGTCATGTACCTTTCCACTATCGTGAAAAACTTATATGTCGGTCATTGTATCCAATCGTTCTCTAAATTCTCGTACTGTCGCGAATTTATTATTCACGCCTCGAGTATAGAGCTCGACCATTCTTAATGTTTTCCATCTTCCCGCCCGCATGACTAACGAGTCATCATAACCTGCGCTAACAAGATCGCAAGAGGCGCCAACTCGGGCAGAGTGCCCACTGAATGGGCGTTCGGGTAAATCAACATAGAGATCAAAACTGACAGATTGATTATAATCTGTTATTGAATGCCAAGTATTCGCAAATACCAACTCAACAGTTTTGGTTGATATCGGTTTGTCATGTGGGTTTGGACTATGATCACTTGGTTTTAACTTTTCTAATTTACCACCGCGCGGGGTAATACGTTTAAACAAAAACTGGCCATGATGTGCTGATACCTTTTGTAAATACAAAGGCAGTAGTTTAGAGGTGAATTTACTTAAATGAACAATAGAGCCATCTAATGATTTATCAGTTTTAGAGTTGGTAATGTTGATATTATACAGACCATTCACTTTTTGGATTTGATCGACAAATAGATTACAGGCTTCACTTTCTCGTAATAAACCGTCATAGCAAATGTTGAGCAATAGTGCATTACGTATCGACAGTAGTGAGTTTATATCGAGTTGCTCGTTTACAAATTTTAAATGGCTATAAGAAAATGCAACCGCTTGCTTACGTTTTACACCGAGTTTTACCTCTCGTTTCGAGATTATTTTTAACCGAGCGGTAATTATCGTTTTGAAATAAGGGATCTCTAAACCGGCTAAACTGTGGATCTTTGAAACCGCCCAGGCATAAATACGCAGTGTTTGGGCTTTGCAACCGCGCTCATTTTCTTGTATAAGAAATGCCTCAAGTATCGTTGCGTCTTGGAGAGGCAAGGGAATGACATTATGAGTGAGACAATAATCATTAAATTTACTCACATGGTAATGTAACGACTTTAGCGTGTTTTCTTCTAACTGTTCTTTACGATCACTAAACCGAATTAGATTTTCAATGTGTTCTTCGGTTAAGTGTTCAGACGAGACTATTGAGTTATTTCTTATATTTATCAATGCTTTAGGCATTATTTTTCCAGGTAAATAAAATGTTATTAATGATTAACCGCGCAATTATAGCATTAACAACTGTATAAGCAAACAGTATAAACACCTTGTTTTTTGGTGCGCTACGTGAAATCTGATCACATGATGTGAGTCCTAGCTAGTAGATTTAACACAGACACGCCTAAATTTTTAATTTGTATGTATCGATCCTAATTTAACTCATTAATATTAACGATAATAAGG comes from the Moritella yayanosii genome and includes:
- a CDS encoding tyrosine-type recombinase/integrase yields the protein MPKALINIRNNSIVSSEHLTEEHIENLIRFSDRKEQLEENTLKSLHYHVSKFNDYCLTHNVIPLPLQDATILEAFLIQENERGCKAQTLRIYAWAVSKIHSLAGLEIPYFKTIITARLKIISKREVKLGVKRKQAVAFSYSHLKFVNEQLDINSLLSIRNALLLNICYDGLLRESEACNLFVDQIQKVNGLYNINITNSKTDKSLDGSIVHLSKFTSKLLPLYLQKVSAHHGQFLFKRITPRGGKLEKLKPSDHSPNPHDKPISTKTVELVFANTWHSITDYNQSVSFDLYVDLPERPFSGHSARVGASCDLVSAGYDDSLVMRAGRWKTLRMVELYTRGVNNKFATVREFRERLDTMTDI